One Mycolicibacterium pulveris genomic region harbors:
- the ffh gene encoding signal recognition particle protein encodes MFESLSDRLTGALTGLRGKGRLTEADIDATAREIRLALLEADVSLPVVRDFVGRIKERAKGAEVSAALNPAQQVVKIVNEELIAILGGETRQLAFAKTPPTVIMLAGLQGSGKTTLAGKLAKWLSDQGHTPLLVACDLQRPGAVNQLQIVGERAGVQVFAPHPGVGPDGEADAAPGDPVAVAAAGVEEAEAKHFDVVIVDTAGRLGVDDELMSQAAAIRDAIDPDEVIFVLDAMIGQDAVTTAEAFREGVGFTGVVLTKLDGDARGGAALSVREITGVPILFASAGEKLEDFDVFHPDRMASRILGMGDVLTLIEQAEQVFDAQKAEEAAQKIGSGELTLEDFLEQMLAIRKMGPIGNLLGMLPGAGQMKDALAAVDDKQLDRLQAIIRGMTPEERADPKIINGSRRLRIAKGSGVTVGEVNQLVERFFEARKMMSQMAGQMGMPFGRKSSRKGKKGKKGKKGGRGPTPPKVRNPLGAGMPGLPADFPDLSSMPKGLDELPPGLADIDLSKLKFPKN; translated from the coding sequence GTGTTTGAATCCTTGTCCGACCGGTTGACCGGCGCCCTGACGGGGCTGCGCGGCAAGGGCCGGCTGACCGAAGCCGACATCGACGCGACGGCCCGCGAGATCCGGCTGGCGCTGCTGGAAGCCGACGTGTCGCTGCCCGTCGTGCGCGACTTCGTGGGCCGTATCAAGGAGCGCGCCAAGGGCGCGGAGGTCTCGGCCGCCCTCAACCCCGCCCAGCAGGTCGTCAAAATCGTCAACGAGGAGCTCATCGCGATCCTCGGCGGCGAGACCCGCCAGCTGGCGTTCGCCAAGACCCCGCCCACCGTGATCATGCTCGCCGGCCTGCAGGGCTCGGGTAAGACGACGCTGGCCGGCAAGCTCGCCAAATGGCTCAGCGACCAGGGGCACACGCCGCTGTTGGTGGCGTGTGACCTGCAGCGTCCCGGCGCCGTCAACCAGCTGCAGATTGTCGGCGAACGAGCGGGCGTGCAGGTGTTCGCGCCGCATCCCGGCGTGGGACCCGACGGCGAGGCGGACGCCGCGCCCGGCGATCCGGTCGCCGTGGCCGCCGCCGGCGTGGAAGAAGCCGAGGCCAAGCACTTTGACGTCGTCATCGTCGACACCGCGGGCCGGTTGGGCGTCGACGACGAGCTGATGAGCCAGGCCGCGGCGATCCGCGACGCCATCGACCCCGACGAAGTGATCTTCGTCCTCGACGCGATGATCGGCCAGGACGCCGTCACCACGGCCGAGGCGTTCCGGGAGGGCGTCGGTTTCACCGGCGTGGTGCTGACCAAGCTCGACGGCGACGCCCGCGGCGGCGCGGCGCTCTCGGTGCGCGAGATCACCGGCGTCCCGATCCTGTTCGCGTCGGCAGGCGAGAAGCTCGAGGACTTCGACGTCTTCCACCCCGACCGGATGGCCAGCCGCATCCTCGGGATGGGCGACGTGCTCACGCTGATCGAGCAGGCCGAGCAGGTCTTCGACGCGCAGAAGGCCGAAGAGGCCGCCCAGAAGATCGGCAGCGGCGAGCTGACGCTGGAGGACTTCCTCGAGCAGATGCTGGCCATCCGCAAGATGGGCCCGATCGGCAACCTGCTGGGCATGCTGCCCGGCGCCGGCCAGATGAAGGACGCGCTCGCGGCCGTCGACGACAAGCAGCTGGACCGGCTGCAGGCCATCATTCGCGGCATGACCCCCGAGGAGCGCGCCGACCCGAAGATCATCAACGGGTCGCGTCGGCTGCGCATCGCCAAGGGGTCCGGGGTGACCGTCGGCGAGGTCAACCAGCTCGTCGAGCGGTTCTTCGAGGCCCGCAAGATGATGTCGCAGATGGCCGGTCAGATGGGTATGCCGTTCGGCCGCAAGAGTTCTCGCAAAGGCAAGAAGGGCAAGAAGGGCAAGAAGGGCGGCAGGGGGCCGACGCCGCCGAAGGTGCGCAATCCGCTCGGCGCGGGGATGCCCGGGCTGCCTGCGGACTTCCCGGATCTGTCGAGCATGCCCAAGGGTCTCGACGAGCTGCCGCCCGGGCTGGCCGACATCGACCTGTCGAAGCTGAAGTTCCCGAAGAATTGA